GAGAAATTGGAGAGTTTGGATTGTTTACAAATGAACCGCAAGGGATGTGATTCTCTTTGCATTTCTTCATTCCTTCCAAAACAAACGGAGTTGTACCGCTTGCGGAAATGCCTATTACAAAGTCCTTTGGGGAAACTTTGTATTCTGTAAGCTGCTGCCATGCTTCCTGTCTGTCATCCTCTTTCTCCTCCAAAACCTGCATGATATTTTCTACTCTTCCTGCAAGAATACAATTAATAATGCCCTTCTCAATACCGTAAGTATTAGGAAGTTCTACAATATCCATAACGGCAAGACGGCCGCCTGTTCCGCAACCCATATAAAACATTCTTCCACCATTTCTAAGTTGATTTTCTATTGCGGAAATCATTTTACTAATCTGGGGCAGTACTTTCTCAATAGCAAAAGGGACTGTCTTATCTTCATCATTAATGTGTTTAACCAGCTCATCTACAGTCATCTTCTCCAGATGATCAAACATAGAAGGCTGCTCCGTCATTCTTAACATATTGGTACGTTTTAAAATTGTTTATTTAATTTTTATAAAATTTTCATTTTTGCTCCCGACAGTTTTGCACTGCCGCGTCTGCATTACCATCCCGCCTGTTTTGTAACTCCAATTGCTTTCCCCTCTCTAAAACCTCTTGCTTTAACTATGGTCTGTTTGTTAATGACAAACGGCAACTTGTAAACGGGAGATTCCGCAGTTGGCTCTGAACCATCTGTAGTGTAGCGTATTACAGCATCAGGGGCATCAAGCTCCATTGTCACAACTTTGGAGTAAACATCATCTTTCTTCACTTGGATATATACATTGTGAAAGGCATCACAATATTTTATGCCATCGCTTTCCAATCTCTTCAGCTGCCCGTTTTCCACTCTCCTTGTAAAACTATCCCAGCTCTTATGTTCCGGCATTGTCCATGCACTCTCCGCAATTGCAAGAGAACGCGGATATGCCTGATACCAAGCTCTATCGGGAGTAGTAACATATTCAGTCCACAAGCAACCCTCAACTCCAATTATATATTTTTGCTCCTCAGGAGTCAGCGTGTTTGAGACAGGCTCATAAGTGTACATCTTCTTTAAAGTGTTCACATCTCCCATGCTAAGTGGTTCAGAATCAGGGTTTGCCTGATAATAATCCAGATAGTAATATTCATACGGCGCCATGATTGCATTGTGATGTTGCTTTGCCGCTTTGATGCCGCCCTCTACTCCAAGCCATGACATTACCGTTGCATTTGGCGCAAGACCACCTTGCAAAATTTCATCCCATCCAATAATTTTTCTGCCATGTGCATTGATGAATTTTTCCATCCGCTGAATAAAATAACTTTGCAGTTGCATTTCATCCTTGAGCCCCAGTTTCTTCATAAGATCCTGACAGTAAGCGCTGTTCTTCCACGCAGTTTTTGGGCATTCATCTCCGCCGATGTGAATATATTCAGACGGGAATATTTCAAAAACCTCAGTCAGGACATCTTCCAAAAATTTGAAAGTCTCCTCTTTTGGACAATAAACATCTTTGAAAACTCCCCACTTTGTTGCAACCTCATAAGTTTTTGTGCTGTCGCAAGAGAGATTTGGAAAACAGTGAAGCGCGCCAAGAGAATGGCCCGGCATCTCTATCTCAGGAATTACGGTAACATATCTTTCAGCTGCATATTTTACAATCTCCTTTGCCTGCTCCTGAGTATAATATCCGCCATAAGGTGTGCCGTCATAAACACCTGATTTCAAAGTCCCTATAACAGTCTCTTTTCTGATAGAACCTTTCTGTGTAAGCTCCGGATATTTTTTGATTTCCAATCTCCATCCCTGGTCTTCCGTCAGATGCCAGTGAAAAACATTCATCTTATATTTTGCCGCCTCATCTATATACTTCTTTATAAAATCCATAGAGAATACATGGCTGCCAACGCAAAGATGAACTCCGCGATAACTGAATCTAGGCTTGTCTTTAATTGATGCGCATTGCACAGTATAACATTGCTCTTTTCCGCCTGCTGCCTTTTCCGATTCCGGCTTAACAAGCTGACTTAATGTTTGCACCGCATAAAATGCTCCGTTGGGAAAACTGTATTTTATTACTGCGCCGGATGGGGTAACATCCAAACTGTATTCCTCTTTGTCCATCCCCGCAACCTTCTGGAAAACAACATCTTTATCCCCGCCTTTTTTATTGCTCTCTTTTATTTGAGAAGAGGCAATGCCAGAGAACTGACGTAAGAAAGCCTGAATGTAAGGAGCGTTTTTTTCTTTGACAGGAACAATGATTTTAGAATTTGAGCCAAAGTTAAATTCACCAGAAATTAAAGTTGCAGATTGGGGCTGCGGCACAATGTTTAGCCCTTCCGTATTTTGTTTTGTATTCTGCGCAAAGACAAAATTACCGCTTGTAATCAGCAGAAAAAAAACAATATTCAGTGTTCTTGTAATAATATGCACAGTCAAATACTACTTTAAAACTTGTTTTACGGTCTCTGCAATACCCTCTTCATAAGTGGTTGTCATTTTGGAAGACAACGGATACGGGGAGTGAATGTAAACATGCATCTGGTCTTTTTCATAATCATACGCTTTAACCGTATAAGCATGAGCACTAGGCAGATATGAATTCTGACCATTTGTGTATGCAATGAACATTAAAGGTGTTCCTGCAAATTCTTTTCTAAGTCCGCTTTGATATTCATTGAATGGTTCTCCTTGAGTGAAGAACATTATTAAACCTCCAACATTGGCAGCTGCAACTTCAAACGGAAGATAATCTTTTGTTTTGCCATCGCGCAACTTTTTAATCTCTCCTTTTCTCCACCCCTCGACATCATCTTTCCATGTTTGAGAAACAGATACTCCCCACTTGGAAGTGCTGTCAGCCAAATGATTAATTGCTTCCTCCGTTACCTTTGCAACTTGGAACGGAAGTTTGATTTCATTATTTACAATCTTAAGGGTCAAACCTTTTCCGCAAAATTTTGCAACTGGCAGCTTGTGAAATTTAATTGCAAGAACATCATTGGCCATCTGCTTTCCAATTTTTTCAGTAACCTCAACTTTGCTTTGAGGACATCCCGCAGGGTCTACATTCCCCTGAGCACCAGAATAATAGAAAATATCGCAGCCCCATGCCTTATTCAGCTCCCGCATAACAACTCCTGGAAAATCAGAAGATGTAACCTGGCTGCCGGGTCCCAAACTTACAGGGTGGCAAGAATAATTTATTAGGCTCACGATAGGTTTTCCCGTAGCCATATTTAAAAATCTTGCAGCAAAAACTGTCCTGTCAATTGGACCGTCTTTCTCTCCGCGGTTCATATTAATATTGCTGCTTCCTTCTCCTACTTCTACTGTAAAAGGCTGAAATGCTGCATCATCCTTAACAGCCTTAACTGCGTTTGCAATGATATGCGCCTCACAGCGGATTGCATAATCATGATTAGGTTTGCCAGGGTCAGCCCAATAGCTCAACATAGAACGCGGAGCAGAATGGGTATGTATGCAGTGAATAAAAATTCTCTCTCTAGGCATCCCTGTCAAAGCAACAATAGAGTCAGTAAGAATCTTAGCTTCATCAATGGAAATCTCCATTAGGTCGTTTGTTATAACCAACATTTTATCAGTCACTTGCGGCACTCCGTTTTTCTTAACCAAAGTTTTTGTCTTTGCGTTCCACTGAGCTTTTCCTATTACAAGTGCGTGTGAATACAATGGAATATTAGTCTCACCGTTTGAAAGTTTATGTCTGGCTGCAAAACCGGCAAGCATTACATGTTCCCCCTGGAGCGTTGTAATCTCCTGAACTGCAGTATTGCAGACCAATACAGCTGTTGTTTTTTTAGATTTGGCCGGAGCAGATTCAGAAACTGTCGGGAACAATAAAAAAAACATTAGGCATGTTAAAAAAGCCAATGATATGTTAATGTTATTCTTCATGATTGGAGTGTTTGAAAACGACCGCAGGGCAAAATATTTGACAAACCCCTGCGCGGCGGCAAATTTAAGCAGATTTTTCCTTTATTTGAAGGGAAAAATCTTAAATTAAACGCGGGGAAGCAATAAATTCTGAAAATGAGGTGCGGCAAATTCTGCCGACAAGGAGATTAAAGTATAACCTCCTTAAACTCAGCCATTTTGGAAGTCGGTATTATCCTTACCTCTATTGGCAGGTAGAACAGACGCTTCCTTATGTCAGCGGGAATCTTGTCATTGTTGAGCAAACGGACGCTATCCTTCTCCGTAGTCATTATGACGGCTGCGGGCTGACGTCTTCCCATTGCCGTAATCTCCTTAATATCAAAGGATGAGTAATTCTTATGGTCCTTAAATTTTAAAGAATCTACAATGCGATAGCTGCCAACAAGCTGCCTTCTAATGTCCGTATCATTTGCTATGCCGGAAAATAGCATACAGAATTTTGAGTATAGATACCGGGAGTCAGCCTCTTTTGGAAATACGGGCTTTGCATCCAAATATGACACAGTGGAAAAATATAGTTTCTGCTCCGGTCTGAGTTCCAGCTCTTTGCGCCATTTTTTCTCCTCCTGTTCAACTGCTGCCGCAGCCATCTCAGGGTTGTCATTCCCATCATAATCTCCAAAATCAGGGGATTTGGAAACAATCACAATATCCGCCCTGCGTACCTGGGAAGGAAGATCCCTTAGAGTTCCAACAGGAAGCAGATTATCGCCCGCAATGGAATTATAATAGTTTACAAGCAAGATATTGCAAGAGGGAATAATCTTTCTGTACTGGAAAGCATCATCCAAAATTACCATGTTGACGCCGCAATCAGCCACAATTTTCTGAACAGCTTTAACTCTATTTGAGCAAACGGCAACTTTAATGTCAGGGAATTTGCGCTTAATCTGCAACGGCTCATCACCCGTCATGCGGAAATCATCATCCGCTTCAACCATCCTGTAACCGCGTGATTTCCTTTTGTATCCGCGGGAAATAACCCCTATTCTGCAAGGCTCGCTGCCAGCAATATCATTTTTGCAGCTTCCGTTAAGCAACCTTACAAGCATTTCTGTATGAGGTGTTTTCCCTGTTCCGCCAACCGTAATATTTCCAATAGAAATAACAGGAACATCACATTTGACGCTCTTGATTATTCTGTTGTCGTACAGATAATTTCTTATGGCCAGAACAGCCAGATAAGGAAATAGAAATGTTTTACTTTTTATTCCAAGCATACGGGTTGCAAATATAAAAAAAGGCGCGGAAAATTCGCGCCTTCTTTTTGTACAATAATATAACTCTACGTTATTAGTCGCTCAAAGAATATCTCTTGAAAGCAACTACTTTAACCTCAGGGTCAACGCTCTTAAGGTACTGAGCTACAGTTTGTTTGCCATCGCCAAGTGCAAGTACTTGCTCTTCCAAAGTTCTCTCTTTGAAGAATTTTGCAAGCTTGCCTTCTACTATTCTCTCTGCAATTGCCGCAGGTTTTCCCTCCTGTGCAACTTCCTCTCTGTAGATTTGCAACTCCTTGTCTATTACGCTTTGAGGGCAATCCTCTTTGCGGATAGAAACGGGTACCATTGCGGTAATCTGCATTGCAATCTCCTTAACAGCCTCATCAGCAATCTTCTTGCTGAATCCAACTATTGTTGCAACTTTCTTGTTGTTATGAATATAGTAGCCAACATAAGGGGCCTCTATTTTCTCATAGCAAGCAAGGACGTGCTTTTCTCCGCTCTTGCCGGTCTGGTCTGTAACAGCCTCTTCTACTGTTAAATTACCAACTTTGCAAGCCTTCAGAGCATCAACGTCTGCAGGTAAATTAGCAATAGCTGCATCTGCAATCTCCTTAGCAAGTTTTTGGAAGCCCTCTGTACCTGAGACAAAATCTGTCTCGCAGCCAAGGCAAACCAAAACTGCTTTTGTGTTGTCAGCATTTGTTCTTGCAAGAACAGCACCCTCAGAAGTCTCACGGTCAGAACGTTTTGCGGCAATCAACTTACCCTTCTCCCTAAGAAGCTCCTTTGCTCTCTCATAATCTCCATTAGCCTCTACAAGAGCCTTTTTGCAATCCATCATGCCGGCCTGCGTCATCTTGCGCAGCTTCATTACATCTGATGCTTTAATATCCATATTAAAATCTCCTCTTTTTTTTAATAATCACAACGGATTATTCCTCTTTTTTATCCTCTTTTTTCTCTGCCTTTGCAGGTTTTGCAACCTTCTCTCCTTCAGCCTTTTTCTCCTCTTTTGGAGCAGGTTTCAGAGATGCTTTTACACCCTCTTTGGGAGTAGCTTTGGCAACGCTTCTTCTTGGACGAATTTTTCTGCCCTCTGTCGGGACATCAATTTCATTAGCCTTCTCATCCTCCATCTTCTGCAAGCTCTTTATCCTTAGCTCTCTTCTCCTCCTCTGCGGCAGCCTTCTCTTTTTCTACTTTCCTCTCAGAAAGTCCCTCAGCAACAGCACCGCACAAAGCTGACATAACAACTGAAATGGATTTTGCTGCATCATCATTGGCAGGGATTACATAGTCTACCGGAGTTGGGTCACAGCAAGTATCTACCATTGCAATAACAGGAATGTTAAGTCTCTTTGCCTCTTTAACGGCGTTTGATTCCTTCTGAATATCAACAATAAACAGAGCGGAAGGAAGACGATTAAGGTCTGCGATAGAACCTAAGTTCTTCTCCAGCTTTGCTCTCTGGCGGGTAACCTGAAGTTTCTCTCTTTTTGCAAGAGTCTCAAAAGTTCCGTCGGTAATCATTTTATCTATGGTGTTCATTTTCTTAACAGCCTTCCTGATTGTTGGGAAGTTTGTAAGCATTCCACCCGGCCATCTCTCTGTAACGTAAGGCATGTTAACCTCTTTGGCCTTCTCTGCGATAATATCTTTTGCTTGTTTCTTTGTTGCGACAAAAAGAATTTTTCTGCCGCTGCGTGCCAAATTCTTCATAAAATTGGCAGCGTCATCTATCATAAGCACGGTTTTGTGCAGGTCAATGATATGAATACCATTTTTCTCCATAAAAATATATGGAGCCATCTTTGGATTCCATTTTCTCTTAAGGTGTCCAAAATGTGCGCCTGCATCTAGTAATTCTTGAAAATTTGTTCTTGGCATTTTTTTAATTTTTAATGCGTTAATTTTTTCTGTCACTTGGGCATTTATTTGCCTCCCGACAGTTCTTCTGCATGTTAAGCAGAACTCTTACTTCAATCGCGAGTAGTGACCTTGTCAATCTCGCAGATTTTCCGCGGGTGAACAAGTTGCCGGTAGTTTCTATTCTTTGACAACTGTCGGGAATAAAAAAGTCCGCCACTTTAAATTCAACCCGTGCGTAATCAGCTGTAATACTCTAACGTTTACTGAATTGGAAGCGTCTGCGAGCTCCAGGCTGTCCCGGCTTCTTTCTCTCAACCTCTCTCTGGTCACGAGTAAGAAATCCGTTCTTCTTTAGGATTGAACGATAGGCCTCAGCGTCAATTTTGCAAAGGGCGCGTGATATGCCAAGGCGAAGAGCCTCTGCCTGTCCTTTAATTCCGCCACCTACAAGGTTAACCTGAATATCAAAGTTAGCCAAAGTGTTGGTGACCTCAAGCGGCTGTTTTACAATGTAAACAAGAGACTCATCAGGGAAATATTTCTCCAGCTCTTTGCCATTAATTGTAATGTTGCCTTTACCTGTGTTCACGAAAACGCGAGCAATTGCTGATTTACGTCTTCCAAGGGCGTTAATTTTCTCCATGCTCTAAATTTCGTTTAATTTAATTGTTTTTGGTTTCTGTGCTTCATGCTTGTGTTCTGCACCTGCGTAAACGTGAAGATTGCGGAACATCTGAGCACCCAGCCTTGTCTTTGGAAGCATTCCTCTAACGGCCTCCTCAATAAGCGCTACCGGTCTGCGTTGCAATAACTCCTTTGGAGTTGCAAAGCGCTGACCTCCGGGATAACCTGTGTACCTTACGTACACCTTATCTGTCAGCTTCTTACCTGTAAGACGGACCTTTGCGGCGTTAATGATAATAACATTATCTCCGCAATCCGTGTTAGGTGTAAAGTTAACTTTCTCCTTACCTCTAAGCAGCAACGCTACTCTAGAAGCAAGACGTCCTAAAACTAGGTCTGTAGCATCAATAATCACCCACTCTTTAGTGGCTGTTTTGTTGTTGACAAACACTGTTTTGTAACTTCTGTAATCCATCGTATGATGATATAAAAAATTAAATATCTTGTGCTTTAAAGTTGCACATACCCTCTTTTCTAAGAGGGGTGCAAAGGTATATAAAAATTTATGATATGCAAACTTTCGTAAAAAAAGAGTTCCCTCGGAACTTTTTACCAACTACTGCGTAAAAAGTTCCGAGGGAACTCTTTTTTTTAACCCCACGTATCAGCAATGTAATCCAATAGCTGTACAACTTTTGCGGGGTCCGGCTCTGTGACAAGTTTCATGCGGGTTTCTTTGAAGTTTGGAAGGGCTTTGAAATAATTGCTCAAGTGACGGCGCATCTCAAACATGCCGCGCTTTTCACCCTTTATCTCCAAAGATTTTGCATAGTGTTTTTTTGCAAGCTCCACTTTCTCCTTTACAGTCAGGGGAGGCATTTCATTACCTGTCGCGAGAAAATGCTTTATCTCTTTAAAAATCCACGGATGTCCATATGTAGCACGCCCAATCATCACAGCATCAACGCCATACTTGTCAAAAGCATTGCGCGCTGTCGGCCCGTCAATAATATCTCCGTTGCCAATGATTGGGATTTTCATGCGCGGGTTGTTCTTAACTTCTCCAATTAAGGTCCAGTCCGCCTCTCCCTTATACATTTGACAACGGGTGCGGCCGTGAATTGTGAGCGCAGCAATCCCCGCATCTTGCAGTCTCTCTGCAAGTTCTACAATGATTAAAGAATTTTCATCCCAGCCAAGCCTTGTCTTCACCGTCACCGGAGTGTGCACCGCCTTCACCACCATCTCAGTGATTTCCACCATCTTATCAGGATATCGCATCATGCCGCTGCCCGCTCCCCGCTTAGCAATTTTATCAACGGGGCATCCAAAATTTATATCAATCACATCGGGATGAGAGGCCTCCGCCATTTGCGCCGCTTCTACCATTGCCTCAGGGATGTGACCATATATTTGTATCCCGATAGGTCTTTCATAATCATAAATTTGCAGCTTTTGCAGAGACTTTGTCACATTGCGCACAAGGGCATCGGAAGAGACAAATTCCGTGTACATCATATCCGCCCCAAACTCCTTGCAAATGTATCTGAATGAGGGATCTGTAACATCCTCCATGGGTGCCAGAAACAGCGGATACTCTCCAAATGTGATATTGCCGATTTTCATTGCGATGCAAAGATAATTGTTCCCTCGGAACTTTTTACATAATTCACAAAATCAGATATTTGCATTTTGAACAATCGTAAATTTTAAAGTATATCTATCTAAGAATCAACAATATGTAAAAAGTTCCGAGGGAACAATACAAAAAAAATAAATATACGCATTGGCTTGCGATTGTTTCCTTTTCAGCCTATCATTACACATGTTATTTTAGTATTAATTGGGAGGCTGTCGGGATGAAAAAAGGTGAAAAAAGGATCCAAAATGGGATAATTCATTGTTATTGCAGAGGGAATAGCAGATTTAGAGTGTTTTATGATGATGTTGATTGTGTGGTGTTTCTCAAAAAATTGCAAAAAGCGCTAGATAAGACCCACAGCAGTTTACTTGATTTTGCGCTGATGGTTAATCATTTTCATTTATTGGTAAGGACTGAAAATGTCACTGAGCTAATGGGGCCATTTTTACAGAGCTATTCCAGATGGTATAATCAACGGCATAATATGTCTAATAAACTTTTTGCTTCTCCTTTTGGTAGTTCAGCAAAGAACGAGGAGATAAAAGCTTTTCAATTAAGCACTTATATTTTGCAAAATCCATTAAAGGCAAATCTTTGCAAGAAGGCGGAGGAGTACGCCTGGAGTTCCGCCTCAATGCATTTCCCTAACAATATGGCAATTAGCTGTATGAATGCAAGTAAATATATAAAAATAGATACCTCTTTGTATGACAGCAAATTCCACAGTTACAAGGAATTCCTAAATCATATTAATTTTATTCCCGACAGTTCTGTAAGAACGGAACAAAAATCCGTTAATAACAATGTCACATTGAAAAAGATTGGCGGAGATAACTCTTCACAAGCAACCGGAAAAACTGGAATGGAGAGAAGAAAAGTATGGAAAAGCGAAATGGGAAAAAGTGAGACGGAGAAATTTGAAGTGGAGAAAAGTGAAATGGAGAAATTTGAAGTGGAGAAAAGTGAGATGGAGAAAAGTGAGATGGAGAAAAGTGAGATGGGAAAAAGTGAGATGGGAAAAAGTGAGATGGAGAAAAGTGAGATGGAGAAAAGTGAGATGGAAAAAATTGCACTTGAGTGTAAGGAAATTAATAGTGCGCAAATTTTAGGGAATGCCATTTTTGAATATCTCATAAAGAACCTAGGGGGAAAAAAATTGGGAGATTTAACAGAAGAAGAAGAAAAAGGCCTAATCAAAACTGTTTTCAAGAAGACAGATTGTAAAATTGTAGAATTAGCAAATGCCGTTCATGAAAGTTATAATTTCGTTTACAGGTTGTTGAAAAAAGTAAAAAAGTTCCGAAGGAACTTTTTTACTTAGGAATGCTGAACCAGAAAGTTGAGCCTTTGCCTAGCTCTGAGTTTACACCAATTTTGCCTCCAAGAAGACGAACCATTGTGCTGCACAAGGCAAGTCCAAGGCCGGCCCCTTGTGAGAATTTATTTGCCTTCTCAAATAGCCGGAACAACGCCTCCTGCGCCTCTTTGCTAATTCCTATGCCCGTGTCAATTACAGATATTTTGATATCTTTTTCTGTTACTTCATACCTCATTGTGATGCTCCCGGTGTCAGTGAATTTCTCTGCATTTGAAACAAGAATACCTAGAATGTCTTTTATTATCTCATCATCAGAAATAATACTTGCCGGACCTCCGGATAAACAGATAAAATCCAGTTTTTTATGCATCCTCACCTTGAGAGTGTCTGCAAGCGCTTTGAAAAACTGCTCAAAATCAAACGTTTGTTTGTTTACAGTAACTAGTCCGGACTCTGCGTCGGACAACAGAAGCATATTGTCTACAATGCTGAGAAGCTGCTTAGAATTATCATTAATATATTTTATATAATCCTGTCGCCCCTCCGCCGATGCCCCCTCGCAAATTAAACCAGAAAAACCGATTATCGCATTTAGCGGAGTTCTCACCTCATGGCTAACAGATTGTATAAAGAGCGTTTTCATTTTATTTGCAGCCTCCGCTTTATCTCGCAAGTAGATCATTTCCTGCATTTCCAGCTTTTCTTTATCTATGCTGCGAACAATGCAGATATAACTCAATATTTCATTGCCGGCTCCACTTTCATACGGAGAAACATCAATAGAAAACCAGCAATATCTGTCGGGAAATTTATACCTATACTCTGTATGATACTGCTCCATCTTTCCTTCATCCAAAACGCCGAGCAGCTCTTTTCCAATATGCAAGTCTTCCGGGTAAAATTGTGGCAGCCAATCTTTTAAATAGATGTAGTGCAAGATTGTGTCTCCGCTTTCATCCAACCTGATAAAGAATCTTTTAGTCCTGTCGTACACCATAAATATGGTGCCGTTCAACCTGGATGCGATAGACACTTTTTTCTTAAACAGCAGAAGACTGTTCTTCATCAAGAACCATTCATCCTCATGGCGTGACAACACTAGATAGCATATTACCAATGATATAAGAAGGAACACAAGCGCCAGTATCGGAATATCAAAAGCATGCCTGTCAATGGAGAAGTCAAAGAAAAAAGCGAGGATATAAAAAACAAAGACAACGCCTGCCGCCAGGGAAATTATTAAGAGCAGTTTTCTTATTATGGCCAATTTTGAAGTCATAAAGGCTGTTGTATTTTATAATACCGGCTGTTGTATTTCTTGCGAAGTTACTTATTTTTTTGTTTACTCTAATATTTAAATAAGGGACAGAAAATAAATTAACTTTGCGTAGGTTAAAACAAGAATAAGTATTGAAATATTAACTTTGCGCAGGTTAAAACAAGAATAAGTATGAATGAGAATTCAGAAAATATAAAAGTTCCAAGGAAGCTCAACCGCATAGGTGTTCTGACTTCCGGAGGAGATGCGCCTGGAATGAATGCGGCAATCAGATCAGTAGTAAGGTCAGCAATTTACAACAATATACAACCTGTCGGGATTTACAGAGGTTATTACGGACTTGTAAACAGGCAGTTTGTGACAATGCAGTCACATTCCGTTTCAAAAATTATTTCCCAGGGCGGTACTATCTTAAAATCCAGCAGATTGCCGGAGTTTGAAAATAAAGAGTGCAGAGATATAGCAATTGAAAATCTTAGGGAAGCCTCTATAGATGCGCTGGTTGTAATTGGCGGAGATGGTTCTTTCAGGGGTGCGCACATGCTTGCAACGGAAAATGATTTTCCTGTTGTTGGTCTTCCCGGAACTATTGATAATGACATATTTGGAACAGATTTCACTATTGGATTTGATACGGCAATCAATACCGCCGTTGAGGCAATAGATAAAATCAGAGATACGGCAGACTCTCACAATCTTGTTTTCTTTGTGGAAGTTATGGGCAGAGATGCCGGTTTTATTGGACTTTATACTGCAATCGCGACAGGTGCTGAAGCCACTATAATCCCTGAGGTTCACACAGATATAAACAATCTTTGCGATTATCTTCTTAAAGAGAGAAGAAAGAATAAGACCAGCGGAATTGTAATTGTTGCGGAGGGCTCGGACCAGGGAAGCGCAATTGAGATTGCAGCTAAGGTGAAGGCTAGAATCCCTGATTATGAGACCCGTGTAACAACGCTTGGGCATATACAAAGAGGTGGTTCCCC
The window above is part of the Bacteroidales bacterium genome. Proteins encoded here:
- a CDS encoding N-acetylmuramic acid 6-phosphate etherase; translation: MLRMTEQPSMFDHLEKMTVDELVKHINDEDKTVPFAIEKVLPQISKMISAIENQLRNGGRMFYMGCGTGGRLAVMDIVELPNTYGIEKGIINCILAGRVENIMQVLEEKEDDRQEAWQQLTEYKVSPKDFVIGISASGTTPFVLEGMKKCKENHIPCGSFVNNPNSPISQYSDYPIEILTGPEFVTGSTRMKAGTSQKLLCDMISTTVLIRLGRVEGNRMVNVRLINDKVVDRSVRMFMERNPKMTDYKQIEAAIRKTGNVKKAEAYFKEQGLLK
- a CDS encoding family 20 glycosylhydrolase; translated protein: MPQPQSATLISGEFNFGSNSKIIVPVKEKNAPYIQAFLRQFSGIASSQIKESNKKGGDKDVVFQKVAGMDKEEYSLDVTPSGAVIKYSFPNGAFYAVQTLSQLVKPESEKAAGGKEQCYTVQCASIKDKPRFSYRGVHLCVGSHVFSMDFIKKYIDEAAKYKMNVFHWHLTEDQGWRLEIKKYPELTQKGSIRKETVIGTLKSGVYDGTPYGGYYTQEQAKEIVKYAAERYVTVIPEIEMPGHSLGALHCFPNLSCDSTKTYEVATKWGVFKDVYCPKEETFKFLEDVLTEVFEIFPSEYIHIGGDECPKTAWKNSAYCQDLMKKLGLKDEMQLQSYFIQRMEKFINAHGRKIIGWDEILQGGLAPNATVMSWLGVEGGIKAAKQHHNAIMAPYEYYYLDYYQANPDSEPLSMGDVNTLKKMYTYEPVSNTLTPEEQKYIIGVEGCLWTEYVTTPDRAWYQAYPRSLAIAESAWTMPEHKSWDSFTRRVENGQLKRLESDGIKYCDAFHNVYIQVKKDDVYSKVVTMELDAPDAVIRYTTDGSEPTAESPVYKLPFVINKQTIVKARGFREGKAIGVTKQAGW
- the lpxK gene encoding tetraacyldisaccharide 4'-kinase gives rise to the protein MLGIKSKTFLFPYLAVLAIRNYLYDNRIIKSVKCDVPVISIGNITVGGTGKTPHTEMLVRLLNGSCKNDIAGSEPCRIGVISRGYKRKSRGYRMVEADDDFRMTGDEPLQIKRKFPDIKVAVCSNRVKAVQKIVADCGVNMVILDDAFQYRKIIPSCNILLVNYYNSIAGDNLLPVGTLRDLPSQVRRADIVIVSKSPDFGDYDGNDNPEMAAAAVEQEEKKWRKELELRPEQKLYFSTVSYLDAKPVFPKEADSRYLYSKFCMLFSGIANDTDIRRQLVGSYRIVDSLKFKDHKNYSSFDIKEITAMGRRQPAAVIMTTEKDSVRLLNNDKIPADIRKRLFYLPIEVRIIPTSKMAEFKEVIL
- the tsf gene encoding translation elongation factor Ts, which translates into the protein MDIKASDVMKLRKMTQAGMMDCKKALVEANGDYERAKELLREKGKLIAAKRSDRETSEGAVLARTNADNTKAVLVCLGCETDFVSGTEGFQKLAKEIADAAIANLPADVDALKACKVGNLTVEEAVTDQTGKSGEKHVLACYEKIEAPYVGYYIHNNKKVATIVGFSKKIADEAVKEIAMQITAMVPVSIRKEDCPQSVIDKELQIYREEVAQEGKPAAIAERIVEGKLAKFFKERTLEEQVLALGDGKQTVAQYLKSVDPEVKVVAFKRYSLSD
- the rpsB gene encoding 30S ribosomal protein S2, whose protein sequence is MPRTNFQELLDAGAHFGHLKRKWNPKMAPYIFMEKNGIHIIDLHKTVLMIDDAANFMKNLARSGRKILFVATKKQAKDIIAEKAKEVNMPYVTERWPGGMLTNFPTIRKAVKKMNTIDKMITDGTFETLAKREKLQVTRQRAKLEKNLGSIADLNRLPSALFIVDIQKESNAVKEAKRLNIPVIAMVDTCCDPTPVDYVIPANDDAAKSISVVMSALCGAVAEGLSERKVEKEKAAAEEEKRAKDKELAEDGG
- the rpsI gene encoding 30S ribosomal protein S9, with translation MEKINALGRRKSAIARVFVNTGKGNITINGKELEKYFPDESLVYIVKQPLEVTNTLANFDIQVNLVGGGIKGQAEALRLGISRALCKIDAEAYRSILKKNGFLTRDQREVERKKPGQPGARRRFQFSKR
- the rplM gene encoding 50S ribosomal protein L13, with product MDYRSYKTVFVNNKTATKEWVIIDATDLVLGRLASRVALLLRGKEKVNFTPNTDCGDNVIIINAAKVRLTGKKLTDKVYVRYTGYPGGQRFATPKELLQRRPVALIEEAVRGMLPKTRLGAQMFRNLHVYAGAEHKHEAQKPKTIKLNEI
- the dusB gene encoding tRNA dihydrouridine synthase DusB; this translates as MKIGNITFGEYPLFLAPMEDVTDPSFRYICKEFGADMMYTEFVSSDALVRNVTKSLQKLQIYDYERPIGIQIYGHIPEAMVEAAQMAEASHPDVIDINFGCPVDKIAKRGAGSGMMRYPDKMVEITEMVVKAVHTPVTVKTRLGWDENSLIIVELAERLQDAGIAALTIHGRTRCQMYKGEADWTLIGEVKNNPRMKIPIIGNGDIIDGPTARNAFDKYGVDAVMIGRATYGHPWIFKEIKHFLATGNEMPPLTVKEKVELAKKHYAKSLEIKGEKRGMFEMRRHLSNYFKALPNFKETRMKLVTEPDPAKVVQLLDYIADTWG